The Oreochromis niloticus isolate F11D_XX linkage group LG2, O_niloticus_UMD_NMBU, whole genome shotgun sequence genome includes a region encoding these proteins:
- the LOC109194529 gene encoding G2/M phase-specific E3 ubiquitin-protein ligase-like, with translation MISGIESRFFEGPENKGKNPKYSLTDLDNENFRTVGEIIAVSLAQGGPSPAFFKEWCYNVLCSGEVDFSCLSKEDVADVESSLLISKVEDAADIQSLMLWADEIVSCGYTNQIEMDSKESMIRAIVLHSTTRLIPMLQELRKGMELYGLVNLMAVNPEACHSLFVTGKILKPDADFIMMSCQPHFSEKRWMTGQSHVPILPDEKRHFKITCKFDHELQHLDTYTEFKTIMSAAVRYGGGIHRV, from the exons ATGATTTCAGGTATTGAAAGCAGATTCTTTGAAGGGCCTGAGAACAAGGGCAAAAACCCCAAGTATTCTCTGACCGATCTTGATAATGAAAACTTCAG AACTGTTGGTGAAATAATTGCAGTCAGCCTCGCCCAAGGAGGCCCATCTCCTGCCTTTTTCAAAGAATGGTGCTACAATGTCCTCTGCTCAGGAGAGGTTGATTTCAGCTGTCTGTCTAAGGAGGATGTTGCAGATGTGGAATCTTCCCTGCTCATCAGCAAA GTTGAAGATGCAGCAGACATACAGTCTCTGATGTTGTGGGCTGATGAAATTGTCAGCTGTGGATACACAAACCAGATAGAGATGGATAGTAAGGAAAGCATGATCCG tgctaTTGTCTTACACTCCACAACAAGACTGATTCCAATGCTACAGGAGCTCAGAAAGGGCATGGAACTGTATGGTCTTGTGAACCTGATGGCTGTAAATCCTGAAGCTTgccacagtttgtttgttaCTGGGAAAATCCTCAAA CCAGACGCTGATTTCATTATGATGAGCTGCCAACCACATTTCAGTGAAAAGAGG tggatgaccGGACAGTCCCATGTTCCCATCCTTCCTGATGAAAAGAGACATTTCAAAATAACATGCAAGTTTGACCACGAAT TGCAGCATCTGGACACTTACACAGAGTTTAAAACCATAATGAGTGCAGCAGTTAGATATGGTGGTGGAATCCACAGAGTTTAA